One Halorientalis litorea DNA segment encodes these proteins:
- a CDS encoding long-chain fatty acid--CoA ligase, producing MPGGTDQTLRPFLWRAEKLYPDTEIVSRTHEGIERYTYSEYADRTAQLAHAMDEVGIGDGERVATFCWNHHRHFETYFAIPTTGRQLHTINPLLPDEHIQFIVQNAEDRIIFVDPSLAEKLAAAHDPEAFESVEQIVVMGSETPDLGMNAVDYESFIDGHDTGYDWPVLDEERPAGMCYTSGTTGKPKGVEYTQQMLWSHTMATMTPQGLGIGDDEVVMPVVPMFHVNAWGMPFSTTAAGAKHVYPGPSPDPEDIAGLIEDEGVTITAGVPTVWLGLQEYMQAGNDVDLSTLDTVIIGGSAAPKAMIEWFDDHGVSVTHAWGMTEMSPIGSVAHLKGGLAEDLTYEEQLERRAKQGLVVPGLEFRVIDDDGNEVPWNGEDFGELHVRGPWVTQEYFKRPEANETDFEGNWLKTGDVVTVDEDGYIQIVDRAKDVIKSGGEWISSVELENAIMAHDDVAEAAVVGVPHERWQERPVAFVVPGKGVDVDTLEQNLREMISEEYPKWWLPDDFIEIDEVPKTATGKFSKKDLREEYAQESLVEGQVPEEAAPDSE from the coding sequence ATGCCTGGAGGGACAGACCAGACTCTGCGACCGTTCCTGTGGCGTGCCGAGAAACTGTACCCCGATACCGAGATTGTCTCTCGTACCCACGAAGGTATCGAGCGGTACACGTACAGCGAGTACGCCGACCGGACCGCACAGCTCGCACACGCGATGGACGAGGTGGGTATCGGTGACGGCGAGCGCGTCGCCACGTTCTGTTGGAACCACCACCGTCACTTCGAGACGTACTTCGCCATCCCGACGACTGGGCGGCAACTCCACACTATCAACCCGCTCCTGCCGGACGAACACATCCAGTTCATCGTCCAGAACGCCGAGGACCGTATCATCTTCGTCGACCCGTCGCTGGCCGAGAAGTTGGCGGCGGCACACGACCCCGAAGCGTTCGAGAGCGTCGAGCAAATCGTCGTCATGGGGTCGGAGACGCCCGACCTCGGCATGAACGCTGTCGACTACGAGTCGTTCATCGACGGCCACGACACCGGGTACGACTGGCCGGTACTGGACGAAGAGCGGCCCGCCGGGATGTGTTACACGTCGGGGACGACGGGCAAGCCCAAGGGCGTCGAGTACACCCAGCAGATGCTCTGGTCACACACGATGGCGACGATGACCCCGCAGGGCCTCGGCATCGGGGACGACGAAGTGGTGATGCCCGTCGTCCCGATGTTCCACGTCAACGCGTGGGGGATGCCGTTCTCGACCACTGCGGCGGGTGCGAAACACGTCTACCCCGGCCCCTCGCCGGACCCCGAGGACATCGCGGGTCTCATCGAGGACGAGGGCGTCACCATCACGGCGGGCGTCCCGACGGTGTGGCTGGGTCTCCAGGAGTACATGCAGGCCGGTAACGACGTGGACCTCTCGACGCTCGACACGGTCATCATCGGCGGGTCCGCCGCGCCGAAGGCCATGATAGAGTGGTTCGACGACCACGGCGTCAGCGTCACGCACGCGTGGGGGATGACCGAGATGAGTCCCATCGGGAGCGTCGCCCACCTCAAAGGCGGCCTCGCGGAGGATTTGACCTACGAGGAGCAACTCGAACGCCGGGCCAAGCAGGGCCTCGTCGTCCCCGGATTGGAGTTCCGCGTCATCGACGACGACGGCAACGAGGTACCGTGGAACGGCGAGGACTTCGGCGAACTCCACGTCCGTGGCCCGTGGGTCACACAGGAGTACTTCAAGCGACCCGAAGCGAACGAGACGGACTTCGAGGGGAACTGGCTCAAGACCGGTGACGTGGTCACCGTCGACGAGGACGGCTACATCCAGATCGTCGACCGGGCCAAAGACGTCATCAAGTCGGGCGGGGAGTGGATTTCCTCGGTCGAACTGGAGAACGCAATCATGGCCCACGACGACGTGGCCGAGGCCGCCGTCGTCGGCGTCCCCCACGAGCGTTGGCAGGAACGACCCGTCGCGTTCGTCGTCCCCGGGAAAGGGGTCGACGTGGACACGCTCGAACAGAACCTCCGGGAGATGATTAGCGAGGAGTATCCGAAGTGGTGGCTCCCCGACGACTTCATCGAAATCGACGAGGTGCCCAAGACGGCGACCGGGAAGTTCTCGAAGAAGGACCTCCGG
- a CDS encoding O-methyltransferase, with the protein MDGTLPDAIASFARALGPEPDSVIAEMDERADDEGFPTVGPAVGGWLQMLARLVDARRVFEFGSGFGYSAYWFARALPADGEVVLTEVDAGELDAAREYMARGGFESIARYELGDAIETVEDYEGPFDVVLVDNEKHRYREAFEAVRAKVPVGGVVVADNAMTAGVVDFDALRRLVAGDDVADANRHTRGVADYVRRVGDDPAFETTLLPLGEGVAVSCRTE; encoded by the coding sequence ATGGACGGCACACTCCCCGACGCCATCGCGTCGTTCGCCCGGGCACTCGGTCCCGAACCGGACTCGGTCATCGCGGAGATGGACGAGCGGGCCGACGACGAGGGGTTCCCGACGGTCGGCCCGGCCGTCGGTGGGTGGTTGCAGATGCTCGCCCGCCTCGTGGACGCCCGGCGGGTCTTCGAGTTCGGCTCCGGGTTCGGCTACTCGGCGTACTGGTTCGCCCGCGCGCTCCCGGCGGACGGCGAGGTCGTGCTGACGGAAGTCGACGCCGGGGAACTCGACGCGGCCCGCGAGTACATGGCTCGCGGCGGGTTCGAGTCCATCGCACGCTACGAACTCGGGGACGCAATCGAGACGGTCGAAGACTACGAGGGTCCCTTCGACGTGGTACTCGTGGACAACGAGAAACACCGCTATCGCGAGGCCTTCGAGGCGGTTCGGGCGAAGGTACCGGTCGGTGGCGTCGTCGTCGCGGACAACGCGATGACTGCCGGTGTCGTCGATTTCGACGCGCTCCGACGACTCGTGGCCGGTGACGACGTAGCCGACGCGAACCGGCACACGCGCGGGGTGGCAGACTACGTACGCCGCGTCGGTGACGACCCCGCCTTCGAGACGACGCTCCTGCCGTTGGGGGAGGGCGTCGCGGTCAGTTGCCGGACCGAGTGA
- a CDS encoding DHH family phosphoesterase, with protein sequence MVDRLVVGCGQVGHLLVEDLADRPGELLVLEENERHVTRLREAGISAKQADLTDPETLRAEGGAATTVLVAGGQPARNRARVTAVRTAFPDALVVAYAGTDPTEDDLSHFRRAADEVVDPTRTTAEFVVQRAGDDGHNLRQLRAAFRSVSDPLAIVTHDNPDPDAIASAVALRRVATALGVDAEVCYYGEITHQENRAFVNLLGFDLTQIDGDTDLSEYGGFALVDHSRPGVNDQLPAETPVDIVIDHHPPRAPVDAGFVDLRSDVGATSTLLVQYLQAFGLEIDETVATGLLFGIRVDTDDFTREVSTADFEAAATLAPHADFGTLERIESPSASDDTFDTIASAIANRQRRGSVVTSSVGDLSDRDSLAQAAERLLELDGVAVTVVYGLKDGVIYISGRARGTDLDLGETLRNAFDQIGSAGGHADMAGAQILVTDTTLDPTTDPDSDHEEDDGDEMDTSFAAADVAGDLEAFITGRFYEALDSRPHRETAGLYAGPTTDIDDIVL encoded by the coding sequence ATGGTAGACCGGTTGGTGGTTGGCTGTGGACAGGTCGGCCACTTGCTGGTCGAGGACCTCGCGGACCGGCCGGGCGAACTGCTGGTCCTCGAAGAGAACGAGCGACACGTCACCCGACTCCGTGAGGCGGGCATCAGCGCGAAGCAGGCCGACCTGACCGACCCCGAGACGCTCCGTGCAGAGGGTGGAGCTGCGACGACTGTCCTCGTTGCCGGGGGGCAACCTGCCCGGAACCGTGCCCGCGTGACGGCCGTCAGGACGGCGTTCCCGGACGCGCTCGTGGTCGCCTACGCCGGAACGGACCCGACGGAGGATGACCTCTCCCACTTCCGGAGGGCGGCCGACGAGGTGGTCGACCCGACGCGGACGACGGCCGAGTTCGTCGTCCAGCGGGCGGGCGACGACGGCCACAACCTCCGGCAACTGCGCGCGGCGTTCCGCTCCGTTTCGGACCCGCTCGCTATCGTCACGCACGACAACCCCGACCCCGACGCCATCGCCAGTGCCGTCGCGCTCCGGCGCGTCGCAACCGCGCTCGGCGTCGACGCTGAAGTCTGTTACTACGGCGAGATAACCCACCAAGAGAACCGCGCGTTCGTCAACCTGTTGGGGTTCGACCTCACGCAAATCGACGGCGACACCGACCTCTCCGAGTACGGTGGGTTCGCCCTCGTCGACCACTCCCGGCCGGGCGTCAACGACCAGTTGCCTGCGGAGACGCCCGTCGACATCGTCATCGACCACCATCCACCCCGGGCACCCGTCGACGCTGGGTTCGTCGACCTGCGGAGCGACGTCGGCGCGACGAGTACGCTCCTCGTGCAGTACCTGCAGGCGTTCGGTCTCGAAATCGACGAGACGGTGGCAACGGGTCTCCTCTTCGGTATCCGCGTGGATACCGACGACTTCACGCGTGAGGTATCGACGGCAGACTTCGAGGCCGCCGCGACGCTCGCTCCCCACGCCGACTTCGGGACGCTCGAACGCATCGAGTCACCGAGTGCCAGCGACGACACCTTCGACACCATCGCCAGCGCGATTGCCAACCGCCAGCGACGCGGGTCCGTCGTGACTAGCTCCGTCGGCGACCTATCCGACCGAGACTCGTTGGCACAGGCCGCAGAACGACTGCTGGAACTAGACGGGGTAGCCGTCACTGTCGTCTACGGACTGAAAGACGGCGTCATCTACATCTCCGGACGGGCCCGGGGGACGGACCTAGACCTCGGTGAGACGCTCCGGAACGCCTTCGACCAAATCGGGAGCGCGGGCGGGCACGCCGACATGGCCGGGGCGCAGATTCTCGTCACGGACACGACGCTCGACCCGACGACGGACCCGGACAGCGACCACGAGGAGGACGACGGCGACGAGATGGACACGTCGTTCGCCGCGGCCGACGTGGCCGGCGACTTGGAGGCGTTCATCACCGGCCGGTTCTACGAGGCACTCGACTCCCGCCCGCACCGCGAGACTGCGGGACTGTACGCCGGGCCGACCACCGACATCGACGATATCGTCCTGTAA
- a CDS encoding CBS domain-containing protein — translation MDDEAEKPRVRDYMTRDVATVSPDDTVADVAQRIAESDAHSGFPVCDGRHVEGFVSARDLLLAEDHEPIFRVMTNDLLVAHPDMKLTDASRVILRSGIQRLPVVDDAGNLVGIISNADVIRSHIERATPGKVDKLLRTLENIHGIEARQERRDVPLAKLTPTQSRVYADELEGRRYELQRGLAEPLVVIDNDGEFLLADGHHRVKAAHSLGIDEMDAYVIVISERVDLGMAETAEKENLNDIGDIEEVDYAHHPLVETTKRLQNSDEEQPR, via the coding sequence ATGGACGACGAGGCGGAGAAACCACGAGTCAGGGACTACATGACACGCGACGTGGCGACGGTTTCCCCCGACGATACCGTCGCCGACGTGGCCCAACGAATCGCAGAGAGCGACGCACACAGCGGCTTCCCCGTCTGTGACGGCCGACACGTCGAGGGGTTCGTCAGTGCCCGGGACCTGTTGCTCGCCGAGGACCACGAACCGATTTTCAGGGTGATGACCAACGACCTACTCGTCGCCCACCCCGACATGAAACTGACCGACGCCAGTCGCGTCATCCTCCGGTCGGGCATCCAACGGCTCCCCGTCGTCGACGACGCGGGCAACCTCGTCGGCATCATCAGCAACGCCGACGTGATTCGGAGCCACATCGAACGTGCCACGCCCGGAAAGGTGGACAAACTCCTCCGGACGCTCGAAAACATCCACGGCATCGAGGCCCGACAGGAGCGACGCGACGTACCGCTGGCGAAGCTGACACCCACACAGAGCCGCGTCTACGCCGACGAACTGGAGGGGCGACGGTACGAACTCCAGCGGGGTCTGGCCGAACCGCTCGTCGTCATCGACAACGACGGCGAGTTCCTCCTCGCTGACGGCCACCACCGCGTCAAGGCCGCCCACAGTCTGGGCATCGACGAGATGGACGCCTACGTCATCGTCATCTCGGAACGCGTCGACCTCGGAATGGCCGAAACCGCCGAGAAAGAGAACCTGAACGACATCGGCGACATCGAAGAAGTCGACTACGCACACCATCCCCTCGTCGAGACGACGAAACGCCTGCAGAACTCCGACGAGGAACAGCCTCGATAG
- a CDS encoding MaoC family dehydratase — MAEDASSDATERRLQTGWQGRYYEDFEVGDVYKHPFGRTVTETDNVWMTNVTMNLNPMHFNEAYAAETEFGERLVDGTFVFALAVGMSVIDVSINATANLGYDEVRHHAPVFHGDTIFAESEVLSKRESESRDHVGMVTTELRAYNQEGTKVLSLKRTPMVLKREYAEPTAEQPPGWPAGVGTTEAELSADE; from the coding sequence ATGGCAGAGGATGCTAGCAGCGACGCGACAGAGCGGCGTCTCCAAACCGGGTGGCAGGGCCGGTACTACGAGGATTTCGAGGTCGGAGACGTGTACAAACATCCGTTCGGGCGGACGGTCACCGAGACGGACAACGTCTGGATGACCAACGTGACGATGAACCTGAACCCGATGCACTTCAACGAGGCGTACGCGGCCGAGACGGAGTTCGGAGAACGTCTCGTCGACGGTACCTTCGTGTTCGCACTGGCCGTCGGGATGAGCGTCATCGACGTCTCCATCAACGCCACGGCGAACCTCGGGTACGACGAGGTACGCCACCACGCGCCGGTGTTCCACGGCGACACCATCTTCGCAGAGAGCGAAGTGCTGTCGAAACGCGAGAGTGAGTCCCGCGACCACGTCGGTATGGTCACGACAGAACTGCGCGCGTACAATCAGGAGGGGACGAAGGTGCTCTCGCTGAAGCGCACGCCGATGGTTCTCAAGCGGGAGTACGCCGAACCGACCGCCGAACAGCCGCCGGGATGGCCCGCGGGCGTCGGTACGACCGAGGCGGAGTTGAGTGCGGATGAGTAG
- a CDS encoding acetyl-CoA hydrolase/transferase C-terminal domain-containing protein produces MSSESDGPRVPEGIPELTAEEAAATIADDAVMTVSGFGSVGYPKEVPLALADSGRDLELTVISGGSVGDEIDTAMVESGAIARRFPYQATSIAREKVNDGTIAMHDRHISSLGDDVVFEQLASPDVAVVEAVAVGEDWLIPSTSIGHTPAFVEQAPELLVEVNETQPRNLSRFHDVYRPAMPPNREPIPITDPGERVGDAKVSFDPDTLRGVVRTDRRDSTYSFRDPTDDDTAIAANLRDFLEAEIARNPVFAEAVRLQFGVGSLGNALMGELGDAEFGDRTVSYFGEVIQDGLLDMLDAGDLDVASATTLALSADGQDRLFGNIEAYEDEVVLRPADISNSPELIARMGVFAVNSALEVDVYGHVNSTHVNGSHLINGLGGSGDFNRSSAVATVALPSTASGGDISRIVPMVPHVDHTEHDVGIVITEQGTADLRGLSPRERALEVIDNCAHPDYRADLRDYYERAREQGGHVPHDLETAYDWTG; encoded by the coding sequence ATGAGTAGCGAGTCCGACGGCCCACGCGTCCCGGAGGGCATCCCGGAACTGACCGCCGAGGAGGCCGCGGCGACCATCGCCGACGACGCGGTGATGACTGTCAGTGGGTTCGGGAGCGTCGGCTACCCGAAGGAAGTCCCGCTCGCGCTGGCCGACAGCGGCCGTGACCTCGAACTGACGGTCATCAGCGGCGGGAGCGTGGGCGACGAAATCGACACCGCGATGGTCGAATCGGGGGCCATCGCCCGTCGGTTCCCGTACCAAGCTACGTCCATCGCGCGCGAGAAGGTCAACGACGGCACCATCGCCATGCACGACCGCCACATCAGCAGTCTCGGTGACGACGTCGTCTTCGAGCAGTTGGCGAGTCCCGACGTGGCCGTCGTCGAAGCCGTCGCCGTCGGCGAGGACTGGCTGATTCCGTCCACGTCAATCGGCCACACCCCCGCCTTCGTCGAGCAAGCCCCGGAACTCCTCGTCGAAGTCAACGAAACCCAACCCCGCAACCTCTCGCGCTTCCACGACGTGTACCGCCCGGCGATGCCGCCGAACCGCGAGCCGATTCCGATAACCGACCCCGGCGAGCGCGTCGGCGATGCGAAAGTCAGCTTCGACCCGGACACACTCCGGGGTGTCGTCCGCACCGACCGCCGTGACTCGACGTACTCGTTCCGCGACCCGACCGACGACGACACAGCCATCGCCGCGAACCTCCGGGACTTCCTCGAAGCCGAAATCGCGCGCAACCCCGTCTTCGCAGAGGCCGTCCGCCTCCAGTTCGGGGTCGGCAGTCTCGGCAACGCGCTGATGGGCGAACTCGGCGACGCGGAGTTCGGCGACCGAACCGTCTCGTACTTCGGCGAGGTCATTCAGGACGGCCTGCTCGATATGCTCGATGCCGGTGACCTCGACGTGGCGAGCGCGACGACGCTCGCGCTCTCGGCGGACGGACAGGACCGCCTGTTCGGGAACATCGAGGCCTACGAGGACGAGGTGGTTCTCCGTCCGGCCGATATCTCGAACTCCCCGGAACTCATCGCCCGGATGGGCGTGTTCGCGGTCAACAGCGCGCTCGAAGTCGACGTGTACGGGCACGTCAACTCGACGCACGTGAACGGCTCTCACCTCATCAACGGCCTCGGCGGGAGCGGCGACTTCAACCGGAGTTCGGCCGTCGCCACCGTTGCACTCCCCTCCACGGCCAGCGGCGGCGACATCTCCCGTATCGTTCCGATGGTGCCCCACGTCGACCACACCGAACACGACGTAGGCATCGTCATCACAGAGCAGGGTACCGCGGACCTGCGCGGGCTCTCGCCGCGGGAGCGCGCGCTCGAAGTCATCGACAACTGCGCCCACCCGGACTACCGCGCTGACCTCCGGGACTACTACGAACGCGCCCGCGAACAGGGCGGACACGTTCCTCACGACCTCGAAACGGCCTACGACTGGACCGGCTAA
- a CDS encoding SDR family NAD(P)-dependent oxidoreductase, whose protein sequence is MMDGKVIIVTGAASGLGEATAKHLADLGATVVVADLGARPHGEGSNEGAVEAVAEDIRDDGGTATVSFGDVTDEAYVASMVADTAAEHGRIDGAVNYAGFLRDAMTFNMPLEDWKAVLDVHMTGHFNLIKHLGDHWRERSKADELDGQRSFVAVSSASGRGSASQLNYSAAKAGVLGLTRTAARDLHRYGVRVNAMMPAADTRMLRANVPEDIVEGLPTEQLGPEKVTPLPAVLLSDHAEDVTGWTFAIGGDTVFTVTDPEFDRQATMAGGWTAAALADALDELLADEPRSKTEPGSLLEALPESDGRS, encoded by the coding sequence ATGATGGACGGGAAGGTAATCATCGTTACCGGTGCGGCCAGCGGTCTCGGGGAAGCGACGGCGAAACACCTCGCGGACCTCGGCGCGACGGTCGTCGTCGCCGACTTGGGTGCGCGCCCGCACGGCGAAGGCTCGAACGAGGGTGCCGTCGAAGCAGTGGCCGAGGACATCCGCGACGACGGCGGCACGGCGACGGTGAGTTTCGGCGACGTGACCGACGAGGCGTACGTCGCGTCGATGGTCGCAGACACCGCCGCAGAACACGGCCGCATCGACGGCGCGGTCAACTACGCCGGGTTCCTGCGCGACGCCATGACGTTCAACATGCCCTTGGAGGACTGGAAGGCGGTCCTCGACGTACACATGACGGGCCACTTCAACCTCATCAAACACCTCGGGGACCACTGGCGCGAGCGGTCGAAGGCGGACGAGTTGGACGGCCAACGCTCGTTCGTCGCCGTCTCCTCGGCGTCGGGTCGGGGGAGCGCGAGCCAACTCAATTACTCCGCGGCGAAGGCGGGCGTACTGGGCCTGACTCGCACGGCGGCCCGCGACCTGCACCGGTACGGCGTGCGCGTCAACGCGATGATGCCCGCCGCGGACACGCGGATGCTCCGGGCGAACGTGCCCGAGGACATCGTCGAGGGACTCCCGACCGAGCAGTTGGGGCCGGAGAAGGTCACGCCGCTCCCGGCAGTCCTGCTCTCTGACCACGCCGAGGACGTGACCGGCTGGACCTTCGCCATCGGCGGCGACACCGTCTTCACCGTCACCGACCCCGAGTTCGACCGGCAGGCGACGATGGCGGGCGGGTGGACGGCCGCGGCTCTGGCCGACGCGCTGGACGAGTTGCTGGCGGACGAACCACGGAGCAAAACTGAGCCGGGAAGCCTGCTGGAGGCACTCCCGGAGTCGGACGGTCGGAGTTAG
- a CDS encoding MmgE/PrpD family protein, with product MAGHVAERLAEFVAETEYADVPEEGVRTVERAFVDTVGVTLPGTAEPAAEKTRAVFAHGGEASVLGTDRDAPADAAALVNATAGHALDYDDVVGEVWHPSVTLVAPALAVGESAGASGRALVTAFAVGFETETYLGRYLLPAHYERGWHSTPTLGVFGATAAAASLLGLDTDSARHAFELAASMPSGLKANFGTMTKPLHPGLSSRAGVTAARLAAEGFTAAEGAIDGELGFLDLYAGEGGPATDVTPPGDPWTLVTEGIRVKKYPCCYFTHSSVAAAQHLAADHDIAPGDVERVAVGASKAADTALHYSDPDTGLEGKFSMEYTVASGIVRDRLGLDAFTDDAVADPTVDAVRERVTFAVDPDIPDEGYSARVEIETTDGERYTRFQERPPGTPANPLSDEALRAKFEDCVAHGPDVAPGAAYDLLDGLRDVDSVTTLTAALRPE from the coding sequence ATGGCGGGCCACGTCGCGGAGCGACTGGCCGAGTTCGTCGCGGAGACGGAGTACGCAGACGTCCCCGAGGAGGGCGTTCGCACCGTCGAGCGCGCGTTCGTCGACACGGTCGGCGTGACGCTCCCGGGGACGGCCGAACCCGCAGCCGAGAAGACGCGGGCCGTGTTCGCGCACGGCGGCGAGGCGAGTGTCCTCGGGACCGACCGCGACGCACCCGCCGACGCCGCCGCCCTCGTCAACGCCACCGCGGGCCACGCGCTGGACTACGACGACGTGGTCGGCGAGGTGTGGCACCCGAGCGTCACGCTCGTCGCACCGGCACTGGCCGTCGGCGAGTCCGCGGGGGCGTCGGGCCGTGCCCTCGTGACGGCATTCGCCGTCGGCTTCGAGACGGAGACGTACCTCGGTCGGTACCTCCTCCCGGCCCACTACGAGCGCGGGTGGCACTCGACGCCGACGCTGGGCGTCTTCGGCGCGACAGCGGCGGCCGCCTCGCTGTTGGGCCTCGACACCGACTCCGCGCGCCACGCCTTCGAGCTGGCGGCGTCGATGCCCAGCGGCCTGAAGGCGAACTTCGGGACGATGACCAAGCCCCTGCACCCGGGATTGTCCTCGCGGGCGGGCGTGACCGCCGCCCGTCTCGCCGCCGAGGGGTTCACCGCCGCCGAGGGTGCCATCGACGGCGAACTCGGCTTCCTCGACCTGTACGCGGGCGAGGGTGGCCCGGCGACGGACGTGACCCCGCCGGGCGACCCGTGGACGCTCGTGACCGAGGGCATCCGCGTCAAGAAGTACCCCTGCTGTTACTTCACCCACTCCAGCGTCGCCGCCGCACAGCACCTCGCGGCCGACCACGACATCGCACCCGGGGACGTGGAACGCGTGGCGGTCGGTGCCTCGAAAGCCGCCGACACCGCGCTCCACTACAGCGACCCCGACACCGGCCTCGAAGGGAAGTTCTCGATGGAGTACACCGTCGCCTCGGGCATCGTCCGGGACCGCCTCGGACTGGACGCGTTCACCGACGACGCCGTCGCCGACCCGACGGTGGACGCGGTTCGGGAGCGCGTTACGTTCGCCGTGGACCCCGACATCCCCGACGAGGGGTACAGCGCGCGCGTCGAAATCGAGACGACCGACGGGGAGCGGTACACGCGCTTCCAAGAGCGGCCACCGGGGACGCCGGCGAACCCGCTCTCCGACGAGGCACTCCGGGCGAAGTTCGAGGACTGCGTCGCACACGGCCCCGACGTGGCACCCGGGGCGGCCTACGACCTGCTCGACGGCCTCCGGGACGTGGACAGCGTTACGACCCTGACCGCCGCGCTCCGACCGGAGTGA
- a CDS encoding acyl-CoA dehydrogenase family protein — MSPANDQFVELTENQRLVQKSIRNICDDFDREYWREQSQKGEYPHEFVDTLGEQGWLGILLPEEYGGAGMSTNETVVMMEEIAAGGGGFAAAQAVHGGIYNSVALVNHGSEDLKEELVPELASGETSLQAFCLTEPNAGSDSTAIETRAEKDGDEYVINGQKIWTSRLDVSDYAIVVARTTPKEEVDKKTKGISMFLVDVDEAVSAGTLDYDQIHKSASEFVHSYSVYFEDMRVPEEHLLGDEGDGFYQVLDGLNEERLVIAAECLGLGRLAVDRGVQYANEREVFGRQIGKNQAIQHPLAEAFAKVQAAKQMTYNAAAQGAEATDLGALANMSKYLASEAAFEAADAAVQTHGGFGVATEYDVERYFREARLTRLVPITQQLVLNYISEQVLGLPRSY, encoded by the coding sequence ATGAGTCCAGCGAACGACCAGTTCGTCGAGTTGACCGAGAACCAGCGGCTCGTCCAGAAGAGCATCCGGAACATCTGCGACGACTTCGACCGCGAGTACTGGCGCGAGCAGTCACAGAAGGGTGAGTACCCCCACGAGTTCGTCGACACCCTCGGCGAACAGGGGTGGCTGGGCATCCTCCTCCCCGAGGAGTACGGCGGGGCCGGAATGTCCACCAACGAGACAGTCGTGATGATGGAGGAGATAGCGGCGGGCGGTGGCGGGTTCGCCGCCGCACAGGCCGTCCACGGCGGGATCTACAACAGCGTCGCGCTGGTCAACCACGGCAGCGAGGACCTCAAAGAGGAGTTGGTCCCCGAACTCGCCTCGGGCGAGACGTCCCTCCAAGCGTTCTGCCTGACCGAGCCGAACGCCGGGTCCGACTCGACGGCCATCGAGACACGCGCCGAGAAGGACGGCGACGAGTACGTCATCAACGGCCAGAAGATTTGGACCTCGCGACTGGACGTGAGCGACTACGCCATCGTCGTCGCGCGCACGACACCCAAGGAGGAGGTGGACAAGAAGACCAAGGGCATCTCGATGTTCCTCGTGGACGTCGACGAGGCCGTCTCGGCCGGGACGCTCGACTACGACCAGATACACAAGTCCGCGAGCGAGTTCGTCCACTCCTACTCCGTCTACTTCGAGGACATGCGCGTCCCCGAGGAACACCTGCTCGGCGACGAGGGCGACGGGTTCTATCAGGTGCTCGACGGCCTCAACGAGGAACGGCTGGTCATCGCCGCCGAGTGCCTCGGACTGGGCCGCCTCGCCGTGGACCGCGGCGTGCAGTACGCCAACGAGCGGGAGGTGTTCGGGCGACAAATCGGCAAGAATCAGGCCATCCAGCACCCGCTCGCAGAGGCGTTCGCGAAGGTCCAAGCCGCCAAACAGATGACCTACAACGCCGCCGCACAGGGGGCGGAGGCGACGGACCTCGGCGCGCTGGCGAACATGTCGAAGTACCTCGCTTCGGAAGCGGCCTTCGAGGCGGCCGACGCCGCCGTCCAGACCCACGGCGGGTTCGGCGTCGCCACCGAGTACGACGTGGAACGGTACTTCCGGGAGGCACGGCTGACGCGGCTGGTCCCCATCACTCAGCAACTCGTCCTCAACTACATCAGCGAGCAGGTGCTGGGCCTGCCGCGGTCGTACTGA